CATGCTCAAGGGCAGGCATTGGGGTGGGTTGCGGTTGGGCTATAAACCAGAAAAACCGCGCTAGGGGCGGGGTTTATAGTGCGCAGTCACGAAGTTTCCCGACCCCTGTAGCAGCTGGCGCAGCCTGCGTTCGGCTGCGCAGCAGTCGTGAAATCAGCCAGCGCGGTGTATCAGGAATACCTCGCGCTCAGGGTTTACGACTGCTTCGCAGCCGAACGCAGGCTGCGCCAGCTGCTACAACGCAGGCTTCGCCAGCTGCTACAGGGGTGGGTGAGGTTCGGGATTAGTGATTTTGATGCAGGCGCAGGTTCAATTCGTCCACTACCCGTGCCCAATCGGCGTCGATGCGCAGTTCTTCTTTCAGGAATGCAGCTTGGCGCTCGTTCCAGAAGTCGGCTTCGATCAGTTTTACATCGTCGGGCAATCTGTGATCAGCGATGAATTGGTCGATGGATTTCTCGTCGGAGTCCAGACCGAGCTGGTCGAACAAGCCTTGCAAGTCGTGTGTTGGTGAGTCCATGTTCATCTCCTTGGGTCGCGTCGAATGCGAAATCTGAGTGCGGCTTCATTGCATCTGAGGCAGCCGCGCTGCAGGAGTTCGATCTCGATGTTCGAAAGCAGCAAAGAGCGTAGACGCCAACGCGAAATCAGGCTTTCAGCGCACCTTCATCGACCGCCAGCTTCAGGGCTTTGGCGGCATCCTGGGCGGCAACGGCGGCGACGTCCGAGGTTTTGAACCAGCGATCTTTCTCGACCTGATGGTAAGTCACGGTGTTCAAGGGCGGTTTGGTACGCATCACGATGACAGCCTGAAACTCGCCTTCGATCTCTCGGGCTTCGCCCCGGATAAAAAATTCGCCGATATCAAATTCCGTCACGTAGCAGCCTTCCCTTGAAAATATTCTGTTGTATTGAAGCCGTCCGCCGAGGGGAGCGGCCTTCATGGGTCGCGCAGTATGGCAGTTGTTGCCGCCCGACGGCTGAGTTAACTCGTCGGCATGACGAAACGTTATTTGAAGCCAATGCAATAAAGTGTGTCAGGCGCGTGCTGCCAATGAGCGGGCGAGGGCGCAGGCTTGGTTATGGTCGGTGCGGAAACCTCTGACACGTCCTGTCGACGTTTCCCTGATATGGAAGAACGCCTTGCCGGCCGGCACCACCTGGAAAGTGGGCAGAGTAAACGCTTGCAGGTCCAGTCCGTCTGCTTGCAACAGCGCCGGGTGCATGGCCCCACAGCTGTTTTGGTGCTGCGTTGGGCGATGGGCAAAATGAGTCATGGTGCACATTAGAAGTCCTTTTCGTATGTTTACCGACGTATGTCCGTCGTTTTGAGTAGTCTCGATGAGCATCGCTGCTCTAGAATCGCCGACGCTGGTTAGCGATGACGTCCATCTAAAGCAATTTTTTGCCGCTGATATGTCAGAAAAATCGCTTTTTTCAGGCGGACTCTTCC
The window above is part of the Pseudomonas prosekii genome. Proteins encoded here:
- a CDS encoding DUF2789 domain-containing protein gives rise to the protein MDSPTHDLQGLFDQLGLDSDEKSIDQFIADHRLPDDVKLIEADFWNERQAAFLKEELRIDADWARVVDELNLRLHQNH